The Staphylococcus sp. 17KM0847 DNA segment GCATATTGGCTTATCTAATGATGAAATAAAACATGAAGATGTTATCTCTATCCCACTCTATGAAGAAGAATACATGCTTCTCACTCCCAAAGATACTTTTCCGAATGCATCATCAATATCTATAAAAAACTTGCCTCTGATTTTACCTAACAAGCCCTATCAAGTTCGTAAACATATTGATGACTACTTCACTCACTTTGAGGAACGCCCTAATATTATTATGGAGGTTGACCGTTTTGAAGCTGCAACTAACTTTGTACATCAAGGAATGGGATATGCCGTGATACCACGTGTTTACTATCAGTCACATCAAACCAGTCATCTGAATGCTATTAAAATCACACCTACCATTAAGCGTACAATTTATATTAATTATGCAAAGAAACGGCAATACAGCGAACAAGTACATCATCTCGTCACATCCTGTCAAAAGTATTGGTCAATGACATAGTCAAAAAGCTTTTGCTTCCTTTGGCTCTAGGAAGCAAAAGCTTTTGTTCAATACTATCAATCATGAATTAAATACGTGAGCATATGTGCAATCAACTTTGCAGTCCGTTGATCAATATCATATGTTGGATTCATCTCTGCAATACTCAACGATGTCACTTTGTCATATTGCATAATTCGTTTGGCTAAACTTAATACAATAGACGGTGTTAAACCCAAAACAGCAGCAGCACTCACTCCCGGTGCATAAGCACTATCAATCACATCCATACAAATTGTAAACAAGATGACATCATGTGTATGAATAAACTGCTCAATCTTATTTTTAATGCGTGGATCGACATAACCTTGCAACTCTTCGACCAACACATATTCTGTCTGACTTTGTTCTGCATAATCAAACAAGCTCTGTGTATTACCTGCACGTTGAATACCTAAAACAAAATAATCGAGTTGCTCATCTTGCTCTAGCATTTGACGAAAACTTGTACCCGATGTAGAACGAGGTGCATCACGATTATCAAAGTGTGCATCAATATTAATCACACCAATAGACTGATCTGGATACGCTTCACGTACACCTAAATATTGAGCATATGCCATATCATGTCCCCCACCCAATAAAATTGTTCGTTGATGCTTATTCAATAATTGTGTAACATATTTCCCAAATAATTGTTGCGTTTCGTATAATTCTCCCTCCTCATGCGTTACATTGCCATAATCTTTAATAACTGTATCTGTCATCGCAGGTAGTCCCGCAAAAGCTCGACGAATGGCATCTGGTCCTTCTTTTGCACCAACACGTCCTTTGTTTAATAATACGCCTTCATCTATCGCATAACCTAAAAGTGCAACGTCTGCTGATTGACTTTCTATTTTATTTGTCATATCTCCAAAAGTTATGGTTTGAAAATGACGAAACGCTGCACGCTCAACCTCACTATCTAGTCGCCCCGTCCATAAAGATGGCTCTGGCTTATGATACATGACATAATCCCCCTTTAATTCAACTGTTTTATGTATAGTATAAGCATCTTCAATCTAACTTTTCAAATCTTGTTATCACCCTATATTGTTCATACAGATTTCTTTTTTTATGTATCAACATGAATACCATTTCATTACAATTAGATGATAATTATTCCTAAACAATTTATTTATTGTAATGTTATGGTTATAATGTACCATAGTTATTTGTATTATATTACGAATTGTTTATAGCGTTTGCATTATATTTAATAGCGCTTTACATTTTAATATGATATCGCACAACAAAATTTTAACAGCATCACTTATTATGCTAAAAACATAAATGCTCTAAAAGCACAAGTCAGATATACTCAATCAATGAATAGACTTCTCATAAATAAGTCAGCTGTCATCTATTGCTTATATCAGTTTCAAATGAGCATTTATGTCCAGTCCCTATCTTTAAACGGAGGATTAATTATGAATCATTCTCGTATATCCGGATTTCAATGGGCAATGTCTATTTTTTTATTTTTTGTACTTTCTTATGTTGCGCCATTAATTTTACAAGACTTCCAAAAAGCATCTGGTCTCAAAAACTTTGTCTTTACCCTAAATAGCTTGGGACCTTTTTTGGCGGCTATAATATGTTTAATTATTTTCAAGAATAAGCGTGAACAACTATCAGGATTTAAACTTACGATTAACTTCAAAGTAATTGAACGTTTATTATTAGCACTTTTCATTCCTTTGGTTATTTTTATTAGTAGTATGTATATGTTCAACACATATGCAGATAGCTTTATTCTACTCCAAGCCAATGACTTATCTGAAACAATATGGACCATTTTAATCGGTCATCTTTTGATGGCATTTTGTATTGAATTTGGCTTTCGTTCATATTTATTTAATATTGTTGAAAAGAAATTACCTCACTTTTTTACTAATATTGTTGTCAGTTTTTTATATTTGATTTGGGATGTTAACACTGCATTTGGAATGCCTTACACAATGTATAGCGCCATTTATGTCTTTGCATTTTCTATGATTGCAGGTGAACTGATTCGTGGAACAGGTGGACGTTCTATTTATATCGTTACTATTTTTCATGCTGCGATGACCTTTGCTAAAGTCTTTTTCTTTAGCGAGGAGCTGGGTGATGTCTTCTCAATGAAAGTACTTGCATATTCGACAGCAGGTATCGCTATTATTGTTGTCACAATCGGTGTACTGTCTAGCATTATTCACTTTATTCGTCGTAAAATTGCTGCGTCCAAAATACAAAAAACGGAAGCAACACATGCAGAAACTTCAACAACTACCGACAAAAACGAAGAGAAAACAACGTCATCTGAGGACTTATCATCCGAACAACCTATCACTTCGAGTAACAATGAATCCCATGATAAGTCAACACACCACAATCCATAATATCTACCACAAAAGGGACGTTCTAAGACATAATTTGTCTAAGAAACGTCCCTTTTTACCATTTATCATTAACGTACCATTACTTTTACACCCTCTTGTGTACCCACAATGGCTTCTGTTGCCAGATTTAAAAAATAACCTGTTTCCAATACACCTGTTAAATGAATCAAAAACTCATGCAGTGCATACGGATCGGTTTGACTTATAAGATGTACATCTAAAATATAATTGCCATTGTCTGTTATAAGGGGTTGACCTTGTACTGCACGACGCGTCACCGTGCCGTCAATGTGTGTTTCAATACGCTTTAATACTTGATACCAATTAAAACAATCCACCTCCACTGGTAATTTGAACGTTTGTCCTAAGTAGTCAACAAGTTTTGTTTCGTCTGCCAATACAATAAAGCGTTCTGCCATTTCATCAATAACTTTTTCACGAAATAACGCAGCCCCCCCACCTTTAATCAAATTCAGTTGTGGATCAATCTCATCAGCACCATCAATTGCAATATCAATATGTTCAACTTCATTCACAGAGACAATTGGAATATTGAGCTTTTTGGCCTGTATCTCTGTACGCTCTGATGTACATACCCCTATAAGTTGGTAACCTTTATCGTTTACTAACTTTGCAATTTCTGGTACCAATAATTCAATTGTACTCCCTGTTCCAATTCCAACGACCATACCATCTTCAATACGCTTTACCGCTTCATCTAATGTCATTATTTTTAATTGCTTCGTATCCATGTCGTACTCCTTTTACGCTTATTTTAGCCTTTCTTTATTTCATACAATAAAATGGACGTCACTCCGTCAACATATTAAAAATCATCTGGCTCAAAAATAAATACATTTTCGACAGGTTCATTAAAAATACGCGCAATTTTCACTGCTGTTAAAATAGATGGCATAAATGAGTTACGCTCAATTAATGATACAGTCTGGCGCGAAATACCTGCTCTTTGTGCAAGTTGCGTTTGATTATAACCATCCCTTGCTCTTAATTCTTTCAGTCGATTGCGCAATACTATCGCCTCTTTTCCAATACTCCTCTTAATACAAAATTATACAATATTGTCACTTCTTTTGGGGAAAAATCAAATACAAGCTCAACTTTTAAAAGCATTTACTTTCCCAATATTAACTCAACTCCAAACACAATAATCAAATAGATATTTATTTTCAACTTCTATAAAGTATCGCATTATTTTATTTTAAGTTGATATGATGTCTTAGCATAAAAGGGGGTATCGGATTTTAAAATAGATGGTGCTTGTTCATGCATGATATTAATATCATTCGGCATATTTTGTGTCTCAATCGTCACACCTGAATGTGCGTGATATACATTTCTATGACTATTCCAAGATTCCGGCTGATTAAGTGTGTACATAATAAAATAAGGTCTATCTGTTGTGACATACAAATCATATATGCCGTTAGACAGCGTAAAACTACAACCTTCTACTTCAAACGGGTGATCCAAACCGCCTACTTTATTAATTTGTTCAGCAATGCATCTATCTGTTGAAGTCAAAAGCATATTTAAAGCAATATGATGTGTTTCAAATCGTTTAGATAAGTCTATCGGCGCTAATACTGGCATGCCTTTATCATCCAGCGGAAACATTTTTAAAGCATTACTTATTATCACATGATTATCTATCACTTTATTATCTTCATTCAGATTGAAATATACATGATTGGTTGGATTAAATAGTGTGTCTTCGGACGTTGTCGCAAAATATTCTATATCCCACGTTTGAGAATGATCATAAGTATATACAACTTTAATCGTCACATCGCCCGGGAAATGATCATCGTCACTTAACAATGTATCCGTAAAAATCACTTTGACTTCATCACTACTTTCAATGACATCATAAAGAAAAATACGTTGCCACAATCCATGACGCCCCCCATGTAAATGATGTGGTGCATCATTTTGTTCCAATTGATACACTTGATTATTTAACTGAAAGCGCCCCTCAGCAATACGTCCAGCATAACGTCCAACAACTGCTCCGAAATAAAAAGGATGCTCTGGATAAAATATATCTGCCTCTTCTTCGTTACCTAATACAATGTTGTTATCATGGATTGTCCAGCTCACAATGCTTGCACCATAATTACTAAATACAATCTCACTGTTCGATGCCTTTATTCTAATTAATTCTATGCCATTTGATTGTTTTTCAATGCTAACATCCATCTATCATACACTCCTTTATATCTCTTAGCTCCTAGCTGGTAGAACCATCACTAACACACCAACAACACAGATGATTGCACCAATGATATCAAACTTATCAGGTGGTTCTTTGTCAATCCAATATGCCCACATCAAACTTAACACAATAAACACACCACCATATGCAGCATAAACACGTCCAAAAGTAGGAAATACTTGTAAAGTTGCAACTATACCATACAAAATAAGTGCTACACCTCCGATTAAACCAAACCACATCGGCTTATCTGCGCGTAGCCATAACCATATGAGATAACCTCCTCCAATTTCACAAAGACCTGCCAATATAAAAATTGTTGAAGCGTA contains these protein-coding regions:
- a CDS encoding LysR family transcriptional regulator is translated as MKVLQLEYFIAVVNYNSFTKAAQALHISQPSLTATIKKMENDLGYALLKRSTKEISITEKGIQFYNHAVTLVQHYHQTLEQMYDLKLSQTPKIKMAIIESTAYWVSTIIKQHNRQYPDQHYQITEILNPEVLAQKLINFDLHIGLSNDEIKHEDVISIPLYEEEYMLLTPKDTFPNASSISIKNLPLILPNKPYQVRKHIDDYFTHFEERPNIIMEVDRFEAATNFVHQGMGYAVIPRVYYQSHQTSHLNAIKITPTIKRTIYINYAKKRQYSEQVHHLVTSCQKYWSMT
- the hutG gene encoding formimidoylglutamase, which encodes MYHKPEPSLWTGRLDSEVERAAFRHFQTITFGDMTNKIESQSADVALLGYAIDEGVLLNKGRVGAKEGPDAIRRAFAGLPAMTDTVIKDYGNVTHEEGELYETQQLFGKYVTQLLNKHQRTILLGGGHDMAYAQYLGVREAYPDQSIGVINIDAHFDNRDAPRSTSGTSFRQMLEQDEQLDYFVLGIQRAGNTQSLFDYAEQSQTEYVLVEELQGYVDPRIKNKIEQFIHTHDVILFTICMDVIDSAYAPGVSAAAVLGLTPSIVLSLAKRIMQYDKVTSLSIAEMNPTYDIDQRTAKLIAHMLTYLIHD
- a CDS encoding CPBP family intramembrane glutamic endopeptidase; protein product: MNHSRISGFQWAMSIFLFFVLSYVAPLILQDFQKASGLKNFVFTLNSLGPFLAAIICLIIFKNKREQLSGFKLTINFKVIERLLLALFIPLVIFISSMYMFNTYADSFILLQANDLSETIWTILIGHLLMAFCIEFGFRSYLFNIVEKKLPHFFTNIVVSFLYLIWDVNTAFGMPYTMYSAIYVFAFSMIAGELIRGTGGRSIYIVTIFHAAMTFAKVFFFSEELGDVFSMKVLAYSTAGIAIIVVTIGVLSSIIHFIRRKIAASKIQKTEATHAETSTTTDKNEEKTTSSEDLSSEQPITSSNNESHDKSTHHNP
- the rpiA gene encoding ribose 5-phosphate isomerase A; translation: MDTKQLKIMTLDEAVKRIEDGMVVGIGTGSTIELLVPEIAKLVNDKGYQLIGVCTSERTEIQAKKLNIPIVSVNEVEHIDIAIDGADEIDPQLNLIKGGGAALFREKVIDEMAERFIVLADETKLVDYLGQTFKLPVEVDCFNWYQVLKRIETHIDGTVTRRAVQGQPLITDNGNYILDVHLISQTDPYALHEFLIHLTGVLETGYFLNLATEAIVGTQEGVKVMVR
- a CDS encoding helix-turn-helix transcriptional regulator produces the protein MRNRLKELRARDGYNQTQLAQRAGISRQTVSLIERNSFMPSILTAVKIARIFNEPVENVFIFEPDDF
- a CDS encoding aldose epimerase family protein, with the translated sequence MDVSIEKQSNGIELIRIKASNSEIVFSNYGASIVSWTIHDNNIVLGNEEEADIFYPEHPFYFGAVVGRYAGRIAEGRFQLNNQVYQLEQNDAPHHLHGGRHGLWQRIFLYDVIESSDEVKVIFTDTLLSDDDHFPGDVTIKVVYTYDHSQTWDIEYFATTSEDTLFNPTNHVYFNLNEDNKVIDNHVIISNALKMFPLDDKGMPVLAPIDLSKRFETHHIALNMLLTSTDRCIAEQINKVGGLDHPFEVEGCSFTLSNGIYDLYVTTDRPYFIMYTLNQPESWNSHRNVYHAHSGVTIETQNMPNDINIMHEQAPSILKSDTPFYAKTSYQLKIK
- a CDS encoding YnfA family protein; this encodes MSWIYASTIFILAGLCEIGGGYLIWLWLRADKPMWFGLIGGVALILYGIVATLQVFPTFGRVYAAYGGVFIVLSLMWAYWIDKEPPDKFDIIGAIICVVGVLVMVLPARS